The DNA window CTCGCCGGTGTGTGAATACCGATGCTTAGAAACGTCACCACGTCTGAGAAATGTCTTGCCGCAATCATCGCAACTGAAGAGCCGTTCAGCTCGATGTGCCTGGACGTGTGCGGTAAGGTGTTGCTTCATGATAAATCGTTTTCCACAGAGCTCGCACTTGTGTGGCCGTCTGGAATCAATGGTCGGGATGGAAGATGTTGTGAGGCTGTTACATGGTATTCCACTGTTGTGTTCGTCGTCCTGTTCGTTGCtggtaatttgatttttttcgctGAATATTGGTCAAATAATCTTGAGTCAATATCAATTAATCTTTTTGGTCTGAAATTAAGTAAGCTCACCTATGAATGTACATGTGTTCCTTCAATCGAATAGCAGCATTGAATCCTTTGCCACACACATCGCACCTGTACCGATACTCACCGGTATGAAGAGACATGTGTGCCGATAGATGAGCTTTAAGCATAAAATCTTTATCGCATACGGTGCATTTGTGCGGCCGTTCACCAGTGTGAGTGTACCGATGTTGCCATAGACCAGCACTCCTAGGGAAGGTCTTACCACAGACATCGCAAGTGAAGGGCCGTTCGCCGTTATGTGTTCTGACGTGTTCGTTCAGGTTAGTCTTATGGAGGAATTGTTTGCCACAAAGTTTGCATTGGTGTCGCCGTGTGAGATCGGTTGTCGGGATGGGGGATGCTAGCGGCAGGCTGTTGGGGGATTTGCCAATATTCTGCCTGTCGCTGATAATATGAGGTAATTTAGATAACTGTATTCGTTCGGTAACTATTACAAAGAAACTTACCTTTGCTCGAATTCAATGTTGGGTTCGATTACTGCTCTGAGCTGGGAACTTCGATGTATCGCATTTGATGGATCAAAATTTTGCTTTTCAATATTGGTGAATTTATTTGAAATGACATCGTCTTGCtgagtgttttcgtttttgtatGTAGAATTACTAGTACACAAAGGATTAAAATCTTTAGCCTCCAGCTGAATCTGTCGCAGCTCATCCATATCACTGAATGTTTTGAAACGTTTGAATACAGCGGCTTTGTACCACCGCTAATAAATTATCATGATTATATCGTGTACTGAAATATCGAAGCACATGTCGGCGCAGAGATGGCGCGATTATGAGTCTTTGAAGATTTCCCATATACAgcaactcgacgaaatgctagattATCTGGAGatagaaaatataaatataacagCTTTTCTATCCGATTTTGGTACGTTTTGTGATGCAGACAATCAATAAGTATGTAGAAGATACGAAAAATTTCAAGCAATACTTTTGAGGCCTCACAGCTGCTGTTTTCTATACTTGCCGCTTGTACAGCGCTGCGGTCTCAGAAGAGTTGGCTGGATTAACCGATCTGTCAAAATGCTTCTTTTGACCATTCGCACTGCTACTGATGGTAGAAAACTCCAGCATCTTTTCTGTAACAGCTGCGCCATCTAAGCGGCAAACGTGGAATGAGTATAAAATATCTGCGTATCTAAAAATAGAAATGTAGAACAATAGTATTTGTGCTACATTTCTATTAGTGATCttttacatagaaaaaaattaaatgaaatcgTTTTGTTGGATACATCATTTGAAATGTACATGATATGACAGAACCACGGAAAAATTTGAATGTGTAACTCGCAGCTTATTAAGAACAtggaaaaaaacagaaaataatCTAGGGCATAAAATATTTTGAAGTACTTTATGCAAAATCTATTGAACTCTGTGCTTTCACAATTCTTTGAAACTATTACAAGAcattaaaatatgttaaaaaattcaTTTACAAGAAACCATCATCGTAAGTAGTCAAATAATTAGATTTTTATCCTCCCCCGGAAAGCTCGTGATTCTCGCGATGTTTGGAGCATGCCCTTTCCCTAACAAATCCTTTTCCGCAGATATCGCACTTGTATGGTTTCTGACCGGTGTGCGTTCGGATGTGTAAGTCGAAATAGTATCGGACAACGAACTCTTTTCCACATATCTCACATCGGTGTGGTTGATCGTCGACCTGATCACACCTGTGCTCGTCCAGTTTACGCTGTGTGAGGAACCGCTGGTTACAGGTTTTACAACCAAAAGCTCGCTCGATTCCATGCGATCGGGTATGCCGGCTCAACGTGCCGGCCATCGCAAAATCTTTACCGCACACCTTACACTGGTATGGCCTTTCGCCGCTGTGACTACGCATGTGCTCCGTTAGACGAGTTTTTGCTATGAATCCTTTGCGACAGACGTCGCATTCGAACCGGTAGATGCCTTCGTGGGTGCGTTTGTGATGAACGAACGCATTATTCTCGTTGAAGTTCCTCCCACAAACATCACATTCATACGGTCGCGCGTCCGTGTGAATGCGTATATGTGCCGTCACCTGGTGGATTTTGGCAAACCCCTTTCCGCAGATATCGCACTTGTGTGGTCGCTCGCCGGTATGGATGTGCTTGTGCTCCTTCAAACGAGTACCAGCATTGAAGCCTTTGCCACACACATCGCACTTGTGTCGATAGTCACCCGTATGGATGAGCGTATGTGCGTGGAGGGCTGTTTTATGCGCAAAATCCTTTACGCACAAGTTGCACTTGTACGGCCGCTCACCCGTGTGGGTATATCGATGATGTAACAGATCGATGCTTCTGGGGAATGTCTTACCGCAAATATCACAACTGAAGGGTCGTTCGCCCCGATGCGCCCGAACATGTTCGGTAAGGTGCCACTTCTGGAGAAACCGTTTCCCGCAAAGCTGACATTCGTGTGGCCGTGGGGAATCGATCGGTGGAATGGGTGGGACTGCCTGTGCACTGCTAGACTCGCTGTTCCCTGCGTTGTTGTGAGCAGTGTTGACTATCAATTTTCTATCACTGTAAATTTGTGAACAATTAGCAGTGTAAATAAAATTAACCAAAATAGAACATCTTCCAACTTTGTGAAAGGAAAAAGGCCTACCCTTGATCAGATTCATTGTAGCTTTCAGGATCATTTATTTGTTCCTCGTGATTGAAACCTTCGTAGGCTCGACTAGCCTTAAAGTCGGAATAATTCACATTTGTAGAATCGAAATGGTGTATTTCGATATCGGTGCATTTATTTCTAGCAGAACCATCTCGCTGTAGGTTTTCTAATGTTTGATCTGTATTATTAGTGCACTCGGCTCCATCTTCTAGACCAAAATCAGTTGTTTCTACTTTAATCTGCAGGGTCTCTTCCATtactttaaaatattatttttatctgTTCATGTTTTTCTATCCTTATGTCAAATGACATCTCTGCGAGGTATACATAAATATTCAGCTCGTTGTACACCTGGTGACATTTATACAGAAAGCTTGTCGatttcaaagagaatagtgaaagagacgcagagtgaaaatcagtcaaaacggcaacactccctttacgatgatttcaacactagaatttggcaaccgttcccaaaggcagcactttaaatgactcctattatattttgaaagcaaaccttttgtcgatcgttggatttgtttatcaaacgatgtgcattttgaaacaaagagatgaaataattctaaagcttgtttttactcatacatagactctagaatgcaccttacaatcacgattgcactaaattctgacgaaaattcaaatttcttttttgatagatttacaatacttatctcctccaactcaggcatgagtaatgtttatttacattgcacgattggtctgctcaataaggtatttttggcttcacactattcgtctctttccctattctctttggtcgATTTAACATATTGTTGCGTTTCTGACAAAAACGTCAGACCGTTTGACTCGAATCTACATACAATAattaatatttgaaattttcatttgaatAGTCAATATTCTCAGGGCATAACAAATGCTACCTGAATATTTTATTCGAGAATCAGCCGGATAGAGCACGCGGGCCCTAAATAATCTCTTAAATCTataatgaaataattaaaaaatcaatttatagCTAGAGTCCCGCAAAGTTTCTCGCTAGGAACCGTTACAACCTAAAGAAAACAGCCATAGCTTCTCCCGTTTAATGCACAAGTACTTGCAAGTAAAACTCCACTTCCACAGCTTCAATGCTTTGCGATCTGCTGGTTGAGACGGTGTTCACACTTGTGCTTGTGCAATTCTTTCCGAGTGACAAACCGCTGCTTGCAACTTTTACAACCAATAAGTCCGTCGGTGTCATGTGATTGAGTATGCCGATTCAGGTTTCCTGACATAGCAAAACCCTTGCCACAGATGCCACACTTGAACGGCTTTTGGCCACTGTGAGTACGCATGTGTTGTGTTAAAGCTGATTTGTACACGAACCCTTTGCCACAAACTTTGCATTCGAATGAGTAGATGTCCTCGTGGTTGTGCATATGACGGACGAGTAAACTATTCTCGGTAAAGTTTTTTCCACAAATTTCACACTGATACCGCCATACACCTGTGTGAACACGGTGAATACGTATGTGAGACGCCACTTGAGCCTTGGTAGCGAATACCTTTCCGCAGATATCACATTCGTGCGGTCGCTCACCGGTGTGAATGCGCTTGTGTTCCTTTAAGTGATGTTTGGTCGTGAACCCTTTGCCACACACATCACATTTTTTGCGATTCTCTCCCGTATGCAGGGGCATGTGCCCTCGTAGCGTACTTCTTTGGGCAAAATCTTTACCGCAAATGGCGCACCTGTGCGGTCGCTCGCCCGTATGAATGGGCATGTGTTCTTTCAACCGAAAGCGGGAATTGAATCCTTTGCCACACACCTCACACGTCCACCGATACTCTCCCGTATGAAGGGGCATGTGCCAGGTGACACTACTTCTGTGGAAAAACTCTTTACCACAAACGGTGCATTTGAACGACCGTTCCCCGGTACGGGTATTTCGATGGCTGGTAAGATCGCTACTTCTGGTGAATGTCCCCTGGTGAATGCTGGAATCAACAGCTGAAGTGGGAGATACTGACTCTACGCTGTTGGATTGTTTCCCGTTGTTCGGCTCCTCGTCGAGTATCTTTTGCTTACTGAAAATACATTGAAATATAACTAATATATGGAAAATCACCTTTGATCAGATTCATTATAGTTTTCAGAATCGCTCGTTGTTTTTGCGGAGCTGGGTAGCCTATTACTTTCTGGAACATAATCCGCTTTGGAGACATCAACTTTGTGGAGTTGGACATCGTCTTGCTCTAAGTTTTCTAATAAACCGTTGGCATTATCTGTGCACTGTGTTCTCGTGTACTCGGCATCAATTGGCTGTAGCTTAGTCTGCAGGACCTCTtccataattttaatattaCTCCACTTCACGATATTctgatatttttaaatttctctgcAGTACCATGCGGAAAATGTGATATCAACAAGAGACCATTGTTGTC is part of the Topomyia yanbarensis strain Yona2022 chromosome 1, ASM3024719v1, whole genome shotgun sequence genome and encodes:
- the LOC131691475 gene encoding zinc finger protein 501-like, which codes for MDELRQIQLEAKDFNPLCTSNSTYKNENTQQDDVISNKFTNIEKQNFDPSNAIHRSSQLRAVIEPNIEFEQSDRQNIGKSPNSLPLASPIPTTDLTRRHQCKLCGKQFLHKTNLNEHVRTHNGERPFTCDVCGKTFPRSAGLWQHRYTHTGERPHKCTVCDKDFMLKAHLSAHMSLHTGEYRYRCDVCGKGFNAAIRLKEHMYIHSEKNQITSNEQDDEHNSGIPCNSLTTSSIPTIDSRRPHKCELCGKRFIMKQHLTAHVQAHRAERLFSCDDCGKTFLRRGDVSKHRYSHTGERPYKCTVCGKGFTHKTNLKAHILLHTGERAYMCTVCGKDFVVKNALITHMSLHTGEYRYKCEACGKGYNSKYRLKEHNRIHTGERPHKCAICGKDFATWNQIGAHKRTHMDGRSHQCDICGRKFVVYSAFVHHKRTHEGIYCFECNVCGKGFINKSDFTGHMRTHSGERPFKCDTCGKGFTLSATLKRHRRSHDVELPLS
- the LOC131691482 gene encoding zinc finger protein 501-like — protein: MEETLQIKVETTDFGLEDGAECTNNTDQTLENLQRDGSARNKCTDIEIHHFDSTNVNYSDFKASRAYEGFNHEEQINDPESYNESDQGDRKLIVNTAHNNAGNSESSSAQAVPPIPPIDSPRPHECQLCGKRFLQKWHLTEHVRAHRGERPFSCDICGKTFPRSIDLLHHRYTHTGERPYKCNLCVKDFAHKTALHAHTLIHTGDYRHKCDVCGKGFNAGTRLKEHKHIHTGERPHKCDICGKGFAKIHQVTAHIRIHTDARPYECDVCGRNFNENNAFVHHKRTHEGIYRFECDVCRKGFIAKTRLTEHMRSHSGERPYQCKVCGKDFAMAGTLSRHTRSHGIERAFGCKTCNQRFLTQRKLDEHRCDQVDDQPHRCEICGKEFVVRYYFDLHIRTHTGQKPYKCDICGKGFVRERACSKHRENHELSGGG
- the LOC131676221 gene encoding gastrula zinc finger protein XlCGF8.2DB-like, coding for MEEVLQTKLQPIDAEYTRTQCTDNANGLLENLEQDDVQLHKVDVSKADYVPESNRLPSSAKTTSDSENYNESDQSKQKILDEEPNNGKQSNSVESVSPTSAVDSSIHQGTFTRSSDLTSHRNTRTGERSFKCTVCGKEFFHRSSVTWHMPLHTGEYRWTCEVCGKGFNSRFRLKEHMPIHTGERPHRCAICGKDFAQRSTLRGHMPLHTGENRKKCDVCGKGFTTKHHLKEHKRIHTGERPHECDICGKVFATKAQVASHIRIHRVHTGVWRYQCEICGKNFTENSLLVRHMHNHEDIYSFECKVCGKGFVYKSALTQHMRTHSGQKPFKCGICGKGFAMSGNLNRHTQSHDTDGLIGCKSCKQRFVTRKELHKHKCEHRLNQQIAKH